The genomic stretch TGCGCCGCTGGCCCACGCCCGCATCCCTCGCAGCCGAAGACAGTGCGGAGGCAGTGCGCGCCTGGGGTCGTCTGGGCTACCCGCGCCGCGCCCAACGCCTGCACGGTGCGGCTGTCGCTATTACGAAGCATCATGACGGCGAGGTTCCGGCGGATTATGACGAACTTCTTGAGCTTCCCGGCGTGGGGGCATACACCGCGGCAGCGATTACGGTCTTCGCCTTCGGCAGACGCGCCACCGTTATCGACACCAATATTCGTCGGGTGCACGCCCGCGCCGTCATGGGCAAGGCGCTGCCCCATAAGCATTTGAACGTCGCCGAAACGACCCTTGCCGAAGAGCTGATGCCGCAGAATACTGCCGTCTCCTGCGTGTGGAACGCCTCTGTTATGGAGCTGGGCGCGCTCGTGTGCGTCGCCAAGAATCCACGCTGCGAGCAGTGCCCCCTTGAGGATATCTGCGCGTGGGTGAAGGCGGGAAAGCCACAGGCCGAGTATACGCCTACGGGGCAGAGCTGGCACGGCACCGACCGGCAGTTGCGCGGTGCCATGATGGCGGTTCTGCGCGCCGCGCACGCACCGGTGCCGCGGGAACTTCTAACGGACTTCTCCACCGATATTACTGTTCCCGATGCCCTGAAGGTTCCGGTGCAGGATTTACGCAAACTCGACTCATCCCAAGAACAAATCGACCGATGCTACAGCGGGCTTCTCAAAGATAAACTCGCGAAAGAGCGTAAGGACAGAGTTTCGCTCTAGATTCTGACCTTTTATGCACTATTCCCCAACTCACGATAAACCTCGAAAAAATATTGTTTTCACCTGAAATCTTTGGAAAAATGGAGAAAACATGCTGGAAAGCTCATTTCTTCGTGAAGGAGGACTCCATGAAAATAGCGGTCATAGGGGCAACCGGCACCATCGGCTCGAAAATTGCCGCCGAACTGGAAAAACGCGGTCACGAGGTAGTGCCGATCAGCCGCTCACACGGGGTAGATGTTTCATCGCTCGCAGATTTAAGCGCGGCGCTGACCGGAGTGGATGTTGTGATCGATGCGATTAACAACATGATCATGAGCAGCAAAAAGGCGCAGACAGCCTTTATCAGCACCTCCAGCAATATCGCGCAGGCGGCGGCTGATAACGATGTGAAGCGCATCGTCTGCGTCTCGATCGCCGGAGTAGAAAACCCGGCGGTTAGCCGCGGATACGGTTACTATGCGGGCAAGGCGGCACAGGAGAAAACCTATCAGGATTCCGCCGTAGACACCGTTATTATTCGTTCGACGCAGTGGTTTGAACTTCTTGACCCCATTGTTCAGCAGGTTACGGTGGGGCCCGTCTCGGTGCTGCCGACCATGAAAATGGCGCCTATTCCCGCAGATGCGGCAGCACAGCTGGTATGCGATGTTGCCGACGGCTCCGAGAAGGTACCGGGTACGGGCATCGTCTCGATTCGCGGCGAAGAAGAAGGAACAACGGCGGAGTTCGTGAAGCGCCTTCTCACAGCACGCGGCGAGGTCGGCGGCAAAACGCCGAAAGTGGTGCGGCAGCTGCCGTATTTCGGTTCCGCTATTGCCAAGGGCGGGTTGATTCCCGATCCCGCAGATCACACCGTCTCCACTACGCTTGAGGAGTGGCTGGCAAGCCTGTAGAGGTTTCGATACTGCGCGAACCGATGCGGTCTTCGTATGCACGAAGACCGCATCATCGCGTTAAGCGCTCGTATGCCTATGCGCCCTTATGCTCAAGAAAACCGATAAGCCTGTCGAGCAGGTCTTGCAGCTGTTCACGTTCCTGTGAGGTGAATTCGGCGCTCATGGCACGCTCGACGGCGCGAACCTTCTCGTCGGCCTGAACAACCAGCTCTTCGCCCGCATCGGTGAGGGTCACGATATTCACGCGGCTGTGAATTTCGGAGGGCACACGGGTAATCAGGCTTTTCGCATCCAGACGGGCAAGAATAGTGGCCATCGTCTGCGGGGTTACCGCTGCGGCACGCGCCAATTGCGCCGCAGACTGCCCGGGCACATAGTAGAGCGAAGTCATGGCTGCATATTGTGCGACGCTCAGATCATACTCGCGCAGAACCTTAGATTTGACCGCCATCATCGCCTGCTCGGCGCGTTTAATCGACGACCCTATGCGCGACCGGGTTTCGGCAAGATAGGCTTCTTGCCCCTGTCCCGGCTGCGGAGGGTTTACAGACTGCTGTGATTTTTCCGATGATGCGGGCATGTACTAAGCATACTATCCCCCAGCGCCGTCTCGCTTTGTTATTCACCGACATACACACTTATCAGAAGCGCAGTGATATTGCCGGGGGTACAGCAATAATTATTCAGAAGCGCGGCAAAAACACCCTGAACAACTAAGGCTTGTCCCCGAATCCTTCGCGTGAGGATTCGGGGACAAGCCTTAATTAGTGCCTTCCGCAGGATCGCCTACAGGGGAAAGCCGCTAGTCAGATGCCCCTCCGGTAATCTGCTCGGCTTCTTCCACGGCAGACTCCGCCATCTTATTGACAGTCTCCAGGGGTAAATCCCGCATCTGCTGCGAGGAGAAGACGAACTTCGCATCGTCGCCTTCACCCTCGACACCCACGGTAATCTTCTCGCCGGGCTTGATTTCGCCGAAGAGGATCTTCTCGGAGAGAGCATCCTCAATATTACGCTGCATTTCGCGGCGCAGCGGGCGGGCGCCCATCGCCGGGTCGTAACCCTTCGAGGCCATGAGAACCTTTGCGGCATCCGTAAGCTCGATCGACATTTCCTGATCTGCCAAGCGCTTTGCCAACCGGCCCACAAAGAGATCCACGATCTGCAGAATCTCGTTCTCGGAGAGCTGCGGGAACACGATAATATCGTCCACGCGGTTCAGGAACTCGGGGCGGAAGTGCTCCTTGAGGTTCTCCATCACGCGGGCCTGCATGCGCTCGTAATCGGCATCGCCGTGATCCATCGCCTGAAAGCCCACGGGAACGCGACGGTTCACATCGCGCGAGCCGAGGTTCGTGGTCATAATGATCACGGTGTTCTTGAAGTCCACCACGCGACCCTGTGAGTCGGTCAGGCGGCCGTCTTCAAGAATCTGCAGCAGCGAGTTGAAGAGATCGGTGTGAGCCTTCTCGACCTCATCGAAGAGCACCACCGAGAACGGCTTGCGGCGCACCTTCTCGGTCAGCTGACCGCCCTCGTCGTAACCCACGTACCCGGGAGGCGCACCGAAGAGTCGAGACACAGTGTGCTTCTCCTGGTATTCGGACATATCCAGGGTAATCAGGGCGTCTTCATCGCCGAAGAGGAATTCCGCCAAAGCTTTCGCAAGCTCGGTCTTACCAACACCGGTTGGACCAGCGAAGATAAACGAGCCACCGGGGCGGCGCGGATCCTTCAGACCGGCACGGGTGCGGCGAATCGCACGGGAGAGAGCCTTGATAGCGTTGTCTTGACCGATCACGCGCTTGTGCAGCTCGTCCTCCATCTTGATCAGACGCGAGGACTCTTCCTCGGTGATCTTGTACACCGGAACACCCGTTGAGGATGCGAGCACCTCAGAGATAACCTCGGGGGTCACCTCGCCGAAAGCATCGCCGTTTTCGCGCCAAGCCTTCTCAGCCTCGGCCTTTTCGGCGAGTACCTTTTGCTCTTGATCGCGCAGCGCGGCGGCCTTCTCGTAATCCTGGCCCTTGATAGCGTCTTCCTTCTGCGTGCGCAGCTTCGACGCCTTCTCGTCAAGAATCTTAATCTCGGGCGGGGCGGTCATCCGCTTGATGCGCAGGCGAGCGCCCGCCTCATCAATCAGGTCAACGGCCTTATCCGGCAAGAATCGGTCGGAAATATAGCGTGCCGCCAAGTTCACGGCAGCCTCGATCGACTCGTCGGTAATGGTTACGCGGTGGTGAGCCTCGTACTTATCACGCACACCCTTAAGAATCTGCACGGCGAGCTCTTGAGAAGGCTCGTCCACCTGAATTGGCTGGAAGCGGCGTTCCAGTGCGGCGTCCTTCTCAATGTGCTTGCGATACTCGTCCAAGGTGGTGGCACCGATGGTCTGCAACTCGCCGCGAGCCAGCATCGGCTTCAGGATGGAGGCGGCGTCGATAGCGCCCTCTGCGGCACCGGCACCGACGAGAGTGTGAATCTCGTCAATGAACAGGATAATGTCGCCGCGGGTGCGAATCTCCTTGAGCACCTTCTTGAGGCGTTCCTCAAAGTCACCGCGGTACCGAGAGCCCGCGACCAAGGATCCCAAATCCAGGGTGTACAGGTGCTTATCTTTGAGAGTTTCGGGAACATCGCCGTGTACGATGGCCTGCGCCAAGCCCTCAACAACGGCGGTTTTACCGACACCGGGTTCGCCGATAAGCACGGGGTTGTTCTTGGTGCGGCGTGAGAGAACCTGCATTACGCGTTCCATCTCGTGGTGACGACCAATCACCGGGTCAAGCTGACCTTCGCGTGCGGCGGCGGTGAGGTTACGCCCGAACTGATCGAGAATTGTCGAGCCCGCCGGGGTGCCCTCACGGGAGTTGCCTGCGCCCACACCGGCGGTTTCCTTATTCTCGTTGTTGCCGGGGTATCCGGAAATAAGATCCATCACGGCCTGGCGAACCTCGGCGCCCTGCACGCCTACTTTGGAGAGAACCTGGTTTGCCACGCCCTCGGAGGCGCGCACCATGCCCAGCAGGATATGTTCGGTGCCGATATAACCGTGGTTAAGCTGAATGGCCTCACGCATGGAAAGTTCGAGGACCTTCTTGGCGCGCGGGGTGAAGGGAATGTGACCGCTTGGCGCCTGGGGGCTGGGGCCCACAATGCTCTGCACCTGTTCGCGCACGGCATTCAGGGTAACCCCGAGGGACTCAAGAGCACGGGCACCGATGCCCTCGCCCTCGTGAATCAGCCCGAGCAGCAGATGCTCGGTGCCGATGTAATTGTGGTTGAGCATGCGTGCTTCTTCTTGGGCAAGCACCACAACGCGCCGAGCTCGGTCGGTAAAGCGTTCAAACATTGCGCACTCCTTGGAAATTTTGCTTGATACTAGATTACGTGGAAAAGCGCGGCTACGGTGCACTGTTCGCCATCAAGAGAACGTCTGTGTCGCTATTTTTCGAGGAGCCTTTTACCGAGCCAAAACCAGGATGCGCATCGGGCGTTTCTCGACGGTCATAAACATTTTCATGAAACTTTTATCGGGCTCTATCAGAAGACCTAATATCGCTTTAGCTTATAGCAATACTAATGTACCTCCGCGCCCTTTACTAAAACGTTATAATTCTGCTTCGGTATTTAGATTCTTAGGAGACATTCTTGAGGATTGCTCTCATAAGATAACGGGGATTCCATAAACACCAAGAAAAGGCCCGGGGCGATACCCGCCACGTGATTACCTAAATACATATCACGGGGCTAATAAAAAAGCCGGAAGATGATAGCTCTTCTCATGAAGGACTTTTTCTAAAACCTCGTTATACAGAAGGCGGGATAACACTTGATGTGTCATCCCGCCGTCGGCAGATGAAATACCATCACAGAATTAGCGATGGTATCAATACTATTTACTTACCTTCTGCCTTCATAGCTGCGTAGTAAGCATCCTGAATTTCCTGATGGATGCGGCCGCGGTCAGAAACTTCGTGACCGTTTTCGCGTGCCCACTTACGAATTGCAGCAGTTTCAGGGTTACGCTTCACCGGAGCGGAAGAGCCACGACCACCGCGGGAACCGCGCTGGGAGGCGCCTACCTGAACGCGACGACCCTTAGATGCGAACGGACGAATTGCGTCACGAAGACGAGCGGCATTAGCACTGGATAGGTCAATCTCGTAATGAGCTCCGTCGAGGCCGAATCGTACAGTCTCTTCTGCGGGACCACCATCGAGGTCGTCCTCAAGAATAATGCGCACCTTCTGTGCCATAGGGGTTTTCTCCTTAGTTTGGTTTATTGCTCCAACTATGAGTTTTTACACTGCACGTTGTCACACTCTCTAATTTATCTCCTTCATAATAACAGAAATAAATGACTAATGACTACCAACATAGAGAATTCTAAGGAATGACACAGAATAGTGTTGTCATTTAACGGTTATATTTATTGACGCTCCGTTTTATTACCCGTTTTATCAGTACCAAAAGGATTTACCGTTCCTTGTGAACCCTTTACCTTCTCGTACCACTGTTGAGCGTCTTTTTCGACATCACGCTGTGCTGAACGTTCGGCGCGATCTGCCCGGTTAATCCAACGCAAAATGAAATATAACGCAATCCCGGCAAAAATAGGAGGCAGCAGCGCAATCAAAATCTCCATGAAAATCCCTCACAACCTTTCGTGCTGATGACAGCATACCCGATAGCGCAAAATGCCGCCCGATAACGCATACACGTTACGAACGGCATCTACGGTTTAACGCGGTTTGCAGACCTTTACGAAAGAAAAGCCTTGATCAAGCCCGAAATTACGACTCCGGTTTCATCAGCGGGAACAAAATAGTTTCACGAATACCTGGCTGACGCACCACGGTTCCAGGGCGTTCAGGGTCCTGTTCACCCGCCAAAAGCATAATCAGACGGTCAACGCCCAGCCCGAGACCGCCCATCGGCGGTGCACCGTGCTCTAGGGCGCGTAAGAAGTCCTCATCAAGTTCCATCGCCTCGTCATCGCCCGCAGCGGCCTTATGGGACTGCTCAGTCAAACGCTCGCGCTGAATCACAGGGTCGATCAGCTCAGAGAACGCGGTACCGCGCTCCATACCGCCAATAATCAGATCCCACGCCTCAATCGTGCGGGAACCATCGCGGTTTGGCCGCGCCAGAGGCTGGGCGCTTGGCGGGTAGTTATATACAAAGGTCGGGTTCAGCAGAGTTGGCTCCACGATTTCGCCGAAAAGCTCAATCACAAGTTTCTCAGCATCCCAGGCGGGATCCACCTCAACCTCATGCTTGGCAGCGATCTCGCGCAGCGTCTCAGCGGGGGTGTCCGGGGTTATTTCAACGCCCACGGCCTCAGACAGTCCGGGGTAGACGCTCAGCCACGCCCACTCACCGCCCAGGTCGATCGTGCCGTCCTCAGTCTCAATCGCGGTAACCCCGAGCTCCTGTGCGCACGCAACAATAATCTCCTGCATGCGCTCGGCCATCACATACTGATCGGCGTAGGCTTCGTAGCATTCCAGGGTTGTAAATTCGGGGCTGTGCGTCGAATCCACGCCCTCGTTGCGGAATACGCGACCAATTTCGTAGACGCGCTCAATGCCGCCCACCACGGCACGCTTAAGCGGAAGTTCGGTGGCGATGCGCATCGTCATAGGCTGGTCGAAGGCATTCAGATGAGTGCGGAACGGGCGAGCCGTCGCGCCGCCGTGCACCAGCTGCAGCACCGGGGTTTCCAGCTCAATATAGCCGTGATCTTCCAGCACGCGGCGCACAGTGCGGGTAATCAGAGCGCGCTTTTTCACCAGGTCACGCGCCTCAGGGCGAACCATCAAGTCCAGGTAGCGACGGCGCACCCGAGTTTCCTCGTTCAAATCCTTGTGCAGCACAGGCATGGGGCGAATCGACTTCGCGGCCATCCTCCACTCACGCACCATAATCGACAGTTCGCCGCGGCGAGAGACCACCACGCGGCCGGTCACATACACGTGATCGCCCAAATCCACCAGGGATTTCCAGTCGGCAAGCGACTGTTCACCAACCTCATTGAGCGAGAGCATCGCCTGAATGCGGTCGCCATTCGTACCCGCTTGCAGGGATGCAAAGCAGAGTTTACCGGTATTGCGCACGAACACAACACGGCCCGGCACATGCACCACATGGTCGGTTTCATCCCCGGCGGTGAGCTCGCCGGACTCTAATTTCGGGTCGTATTGAGCGCGAATATCGGCGATATGATCCGGTTCGATGCGCTTACCTTCGGCATCCAGAAGCCCAACGGGATACGCTTCACCCGCGGTCTCCAGGAACTTAGCGCGCTTCTCCAAGCGAATCTTCATCTGCTCGGACATATCTGCAATGGCCGGTGTGGCGCTCTGCTCGTTGCTCAAAAGATACCTATCTCGTGTTTTAGGAGGTCAAATGTGACGGTTTGCTACAGCAAATCCATGTTGTCGATCAAGCGTGTGGAACCCACATATGCCGCAACTAGTGCGAGCACCCGCTCGGAATCAGCGGTCGGCGGCTGGAAATTGCTCGGATCCACAAGCTCCAGGTAGTCCAGGCGCACACCCTCGGTTGAGTTAATACGTGCCCGTGCACTCTCTAGATCAATGCTCTCAAACCCGCGGTTCAGCGAGTTTTCGCGCATCAATGCAAGGGTTCGGGAAATCACCAGCGCAGCCTCGCGTTCCTGTTCGCTGAGGAATTCGTTCCGTGATGAGAGAGCCAAGCCGTCGTCGTCACGCACAATAGCGATAGGACGCAGGGTAATGTCGTGGTTGAAGTCGTGAATCATGCGCTGCACGAGCAAAACCTGCTGGGCATCCTTCTGCCCAAAGTAAGCGTTCACCTCGTGCGAGCCCGCGGCGGGGCGCACAATATTGAAGAGCTTGTTCACGACGGTGAGCACGCCGTCGAAGTGGCCGGGGCGGGTGATTCCCTCAAATTTGTTGCCCAGTTCGCCGCTGGAAATGCGAATAAGCGGCTCGCCTTCGGGATACATTTCATCCACGGAGGGCGCGAAGATAATATCAACGCCCGCATCGGCGGCGACCTGCGCATCCGTTTCCAGGGCGCGCGGGTATTTGTCATAGTCTTCGTTGGGGCCGAATTGAAGCGGGTTAACAAAGATCGACGCCACCACAACATCGTTCTGTTCACTTGCGCGGCGCAAAAGCGTGGCGTGCCCTGCATGCAGAGCACCCATCGTAGGTACGTACCCGAGCGTAGCGCTGCGGTACTGCACCTCGCCTTCCTGTTCGGCGGCTTCGGCACGGGCGCGCTCATTCAGCCGTTCCTGGGCGGCAGCAAGCGCCTCCGCAATAGCGGAGCGAAGCTCGGTAATAGTCGTGACGATGCGGGGCATCGAGGTCTCAGTCATGACGAGAACTCCTTATCGTCAGGCATCGCACCGGATTGACGCGTGCCCGTGGTGTGGGTTCGCAGGGTAGATTCAATCCGAGCCTTCTGGTCGTCGTTTAATAAGTTTCTATTATGCGCCCTAGATGCGGTTGCGCGCACCATGGCGGCATATGAGTCAGCGATATCCTGTGTATTTTCGTGGTCGGTGTACTCTATCAGCGCATTAAGATGCGCATCCAGGGTACCTGCATCGCCGCGTGCCACGGGACCGGTCAGCGCGCCTTCGCCACTCGCAAGCGCGTTATCGACGGTCGCACGAACCAGCGGACCGAGGTAACGCGCCGGGTCTTCAATACCGATACTAGCAAGCATCTGCTGGGACTGTCCCAAAAGTGTGACGAGATGGTTCGAGGCATGCGCCAGTGCGGCGTGATAAAGCGCACGATCGGCTTCGGCAACGTGGACGGGCTCACCGCCCATTTCAACGACGAGCGCCTGAGCTATAGGGATAAAAGGCGCAGGCCCGGTCACGGCAAAGCTCGTACCGGTGAGTCGTTGTAAATCCAGGGACAAACCGGTGAAAGTCATGGCGGGGTGAATCGCCAAGCCGATAGCGCCCAATGTGGTTGCGGGAGCGAAAATATCGGTGCCGTGCCGCCCGGAGGTGTGCACAAGCAACTGCCCACTGGTTAAGGACCCGGAAGATGCCAAATACTCGATCAGACCAGCCAATTCATCGTCGGGGACAGCCAACAGCAGCAGCTCGCTGCGTTCGGCAATCTGTTCCACCTCAAGGAGCGGTACGCCGGGTAAGAGCACATCCGCCCGTTCTTGAGAAGCTTCAGAAACCGCATGCACGCCCACCAGGGAATGCCCGGCAGCGCGCAGGGCGGCACCGAGCACAGCGCCGACTTTACCGGCGCTGATAACGCCGATGCCGAGGCGTGCGGGTTTCAGATGATTCGTGGTCACACCCTTAAGTATATTAGGTACCGCAAAATCCGCGTGTTTTTCAGCGTTCACCAGGTGCGTCGAAGATCATGGCAGGCTTGAGCAAGGAATTATGCCGAAGGCGATGTGTAATAAGGCCGGGTGCCGTCAGTACGGGCGATGATCTCGGCGGCAATGCGTTCGGCATCGTGAACCTCTAGGTTCTGGACGGCGGGTTTAACCGGTCCCGGAACGCTGCCTAAACTTATGCACGCGGTTTTGAGGATGCGATTGAGCGGCCCCTGCGACCACTGCACCGCGAGCACCTGCCGCTCGGGGACTACCGAGAGGAACCGCAGCAGGCAGCCGCCACGCAGCAAGAGAAGATCCCGGGTGGGGGCGTGTCCCGAATGGTGCAGGTCGGCCTCAGCTTCCACTCGTTCGGTATTCACCCGCGCGAAGCCGTCACGCCGGAAGGTGAGCGGGTTAAGCCAGCGTGTCCGGTGCGGTGCCTTCACTACGCCTAACTCACTGCTGTCGGCGGGGTTGTACCTTGATGATTCCATAACCGCCTGCACGGTTTCGAGGCTGTGCGGTGACGCACTCGGCAGCAGCAGGTGAAGAAGCCGCTGCATTTCGCGGGCGGTGCCCACGGGCAGGGCGGTGTTGCGGGTAAATAAGTCGTCAGATGAGCCCTCTGTATTTACCGCCACGCCCGCAATATTGACCACCACCCGGTACCACCCGAAGGGCTTCCACAGCAGGGGCTGCTCAATCTTGAGGGCTTGAATACGCTGCGGGAACAGGGTTTGCGTATGCGTTCCCGTGAATCCGTAGGTGATGCGCAGGCTGTCGCCGCGCGCATCCGAAGTATTCTGGCGGATGCGCTCTACCGTGAAATTTGCGCCCTGATCGAAGCTGCTCCACAGCTGCCAGAGAAAACCGAGAATTGGAATCAGGGACGGAAAAATAAACTGCGATATCTGCCCCAGGTCCTTTTGGGGGTTCACCAGCCACCCCACGATCGTACCGCCCACCCAGATAATCGCTACCGGGAGTGCCCACAACAATGCGCTGAGCACGATCGCGGCAAGAACCCGCAGATTGGGGACTTTGAAGAGCAACCGTTCCGGCTTGTGGCCTTCCTCTGCCTGCTGCTCTCCTGCGAGGGTCACTTCGTGATCCTTCTCAGGCGGAACACTCACAGAACCAGCGGATTCTGGCGTATTGGCGGCACGCAGGGTACTCACCCGCTGCAGCAGGCGTTCCTGCAAATCCTGCGCCTTCGCATGCGAGAGGTATTTGATATGCAGGGCTTCTTCGGCGCCGTCCGCAGCCTCAAGCCGAAGCTCGGACAGCCCCAAAATACGGGCGACGAGTGGGCGTGAAATATCGACGCTTTGCACGCTTTCCAGGCGAATCTGCCGCTGTTTCTTGAAAAAAATTCCGCTGTGGCGGTATACCGAATGCGCGCTCACGCTGTAGCGGGTAAACGCCCACGAAAGAACACTTCCGCCAAAAATAAGGACCGCCGCAGCACCGTAGCCATACAGCATTACCGGGTTATGTCCAACGTGGTTCAGCAGATATTCGGGCAGCTGCCGAAGAATATTCCAGTAATCATTCTCGGCATTATTGTTGAAGGAATTCTTAATATAATCCCACGCGAGATAAATAATAAACGCGACGAAAACCCATATGTTCATGATGAACGTGCGCACATCGGTACGCCACCACGTGAGGGTCTCCGCAGCTTCACTCGGGGTTATCTGATGTTCAAGAGTGTTAGAGGACTCGACAGACCGCACTCCCTGGTTATTCGAGTTTTGGGGTTCCTGTGTCATTACAGCGCCGCCATGCGTTCATCGGCGCGGCGTATCAAAAGCTCGCGCAGCTGCTGCCCACGTTCAGCGGGAATACCGTACAGCGTCACCTTAGAAGCGGTCACCCCAGCGGTGCGGATCGTCAGACGCACCAGGTGATGAGCACGTTCCAAAGGACCGGAATCTACATCTACATACTGAATGCGTCCATACGGAATGGACGTCACATGCCGAAACAGCACACCCTGGCGCGCCATCAGATGGTTAGGGCGCAGACTATAACCCAGCGCTCGGGTGCGGCGCGGCAGCAGCGCCATCCACCAGATACCCCACACCACCAGGACAGCGGCGATCGCCCCGGTAAGCACGGGCAGCCACGTGGTTTTGGGCAGGACGCCGGAGGAACGCATCATCTCAAACATCACGGTCAGCGCCGCAAAAACGCCTACCAACGTGGCGAAAAACCCTACGACCTGTATCAGCCGAATCTTGGTATACGAAGGATGCGCGCGCACCCACTCACCCTCGGTCGCGGTCACCGAGCTCTCACCCTCGTGCAAGAAAGAAGCATCCTCAGCATGTGAAAGTTGTGACATACCTACCCTCTATCGACGATCGCTCGTGCGGGAATATCCGTCAGCGGCGAGCTTACCCGAATTCGAGCCGCCCGACGACGAATTACCGTCCGGGTCATCCGGCGGAATACGGCATAGATGCTGCGCCCACAGCCCGCCTGCCAGCAGCAGCACGGCACCGATCAGATTCACCACAGTAGACCAGAAAAACCCAGGAATACCGCGAGCGCTCGCCAACGCCACATCGTAGACGATAAGCCCGAGCATCCAGCCCGCCAGCAGCGCCCCGGTCAAAATTGCACCCTGCGCACACGCCAAAGTACGCGCAGCCATGAGAGAGTTCATGGATTTCGCTTTGCGCCGAGTCTCAACATTGCGAAAACGCGCCACCTGAAACGCAAACCAGAGCGTAATACCCGCTATTACCACGCAGATCAGTGCCACCACAGGCGACATTGCGAGTTCACCGCCGCCTGCGTTTACCACCAGGTTATTCAGGATCGTTGCAGCAACAAGCCCCAGCGCCACGGCACACGCAATAACGGATATTCGGATGGGCTTCATACGCCCTCGCTTTCAGCACCACTATCAAATAGGTTCTTGGGCAAATTCATGTCTCGCATAAATCGTACCGCGTTAACCCCTGCGCGTTCATCGGCTGCGCGTACCCTGCGAGCTAAATCGGCGACGAGATGCCGCGTCTGTTCGCCCGTAGCGGCATCACGAGACGGTATTACCGCCTGCGGGTTTGCCTGTTTCCACGGAACCAGTACGAAAGCACGCTCATGCGCACGCGGATGCGGCAGCGTCAGAACCGGGTCGTCGCTGACGAGGTCGTCATAGGTAATAACGTCAATATCGAGAGTGCGCGGGCCCCATCGCACAAGCCGCACCCGGTGATGATGCGCCTCCACCTGCTGGCACAGCGCTAACAGCGCGTAGGGGTCAAGGCTCGTGCGCACTTCAAGGACGGCGTTGATATAGTCCGGCTGGTCGGCTGGGCCGCCTACTGGTTCCGTCACGTACAGCCCGGAGGCGCGCACTAGCCGCACTGCACCCCCGCTAAGATGCACGAGGTCGGCGGCGGCCTG from Rothia dentocariosa ATCC 17931 encodes the following:
- a CDS encoding PH domain-containing protein — encoded protein: MSQLSHAEDASFLHEGESSVTATEGEWVRAHPSYTKIRLIQVVGFFATLVGVFAALTVMFEMMRSSGVLPKTTWLPVLTGAIAAVLVVWGIWWMALLPRRTRALGYSLRPNHLMARQGVLFRHVTSIPYGRIQYVDVDSGPLERAHHLVRLTIRTAGVTASKVTLYGIPAERGQQLRELLIRRADERMAAL
- a CDS encoding Rossmann-like and DUF2520 domain-containing protein, producing MTTNHLKPARLGIGVISAGKVGAVLGAALRAAGHSLVGVHAVSEASQERADVLLPGVPLLEVEQIAERSELLLLAVPDDELAGLIEYLASSGSLTSGQLLVHTSGRHGTDIFAPATTLGAIGLAIHPAMTFTGLSLDLQRLTGTSFAVTGPAPFIPIAQALVVEMGGEPVHVAEADRALYHAALAHASNHLVTLLGQSQQMLASIGIEDPARYLGPLVRATVDNALASGEGALTGPVARGDAGTLDAHLNALIEYTDHENTQDIADSYAAMVRATASRAHNRNLLNDDQKARIESTLRTHTTGTRQSGAMPDDKEFSS
- the panC gene encoding pantoate--beta-alanine ligase, coding for MTETSMPRIVTTITELRSAIAEALAAAQERLNERARAEAAEQEGEVQYRSATLGYVPTMGALHAGHATLLRRASEQNDVVVASIFVNPLQFGPNEDYDKYPRALETDAQVAADAGVDIIFAPSVDEMYPEGEPLIRISSGELGNKFEGITRPGHFDGVLTVVNKLFNIVRPAAGSHEVNAYFGQKDAQQVLLVQRMIHDFNHDITLRPIAIVRDDDGLALSSRNEFLSEQEREAALVISRTLALMRENSLNRGFESIDLESARARINSTEGVRLDYLELVDPSNFQPPTADSERVLALVAAYVGSTRLIDNMDLL
- the folK gene encoding 2-amino-4-hydroxy-6-hydroxymethyldihydropteridine diphosphokinase, encoding MDALAHTAVLALGSNLGESETTLEQAAADLVHLSGGAVRLVRASGLYVTEPVGGPADQPDYINAVLEVRTSLDPYALLALCQQVEAHHHRVRLVRWGPRTLDIDVITYDDLVSDDPVLTLPHPRAHERAFVLVPWKQANPQAVIPSRDAATGEQTRHLVADLARRVRAADERAGVNAVRFMRDMNLPKNLFDSGAESEGV
- a CDS encoding PH domain-containing protein; translated protein: MTQEPQNSNNQGVRSVESSNTLEHQITPSEAAETLTWWRTDVRTFIMNIWVFVAFIIYLAWDYIKNSFNNNAENDYWNILRQLPEYLLNHVGHNPVMLYGYGAAAVLIFGGSVLSWAFTRYSVSAHSVYRHSGIFFKKQRQIRLESVQSVDISRPLVARILGLSELRLEAADGAEEALHIKYLSHAKAQDLQERLLQRVSTLRAANTPESAGSVSVPPEKDHEVTLAGEQQAEEGHKPERLLFKVPNLRVLAAIVLSALLWALPVAIIWVGGTIVGWLVNPQKDLGQISQFIFPSLIPILGFLWQLWSSFDQGANFTVERIRQNTSDARGDSLRITYGFTGTHTQTLFPQRIQALKIEQPLLWKPFGWYRVVVNIAGVAVNTEGSSDDLFTRNTALPVGTAREMQRLLHLLLPSASPHSLETVQAVMESSRYNPADSSELGVVKAPHRTRWLNPLTFRRDGFARVNTERVEAEADLHHSGHAPTRDLLLLRGGCLLRFLSVVPERQVLAVQWSQGPLNRILKTACISLGSVPGPVKPAVQNLEVHDAERIAAEIIARTDGTRPYYTSPSA
- a CDS encoding DUF3180 domain-containing protein, coding for MKPIRISVIACAVALGLVAATILNNLVVNAGGGELAMSPVVALICVVIAGITLWFAFQVARFRNVETRRKAKSMNSLMAARTLACAQGAILTGALLAGWMLGLIVYDVALASARGIPGFFWSTVVNLIGAVLLLAGGLWAQHLCRIPPDDPDGNSSSGGSNSGKLAADGYSRTSDRR